In Onychostoma macrolepis isolate SWU-2019 chromosome 12, ASM1243209v1, whole genome shotgun sequence, a single window of DNA contains:
- the sox9a gene encoding transcription factor SOX-9a encodes MNLLDPYLKMTEEQEKCLSDAPSPSMSEDSAGSPGSGSGSDTENTRLAAPDATLGEFKKDEDDKFPVCIREAVSQVLKGYDWTLVPMPVRVNGSSKNKPHVKRPMNAFMVWAQAARRKLADQYPHLHNAELSKTLGKLWRLLNEGEKRPFVEEAERLRVQHKKDHPDYKYQPRRRKSVKNGQSESEDGSEQTHISPNAIFKALQQADSPASSMGEVHSPSEHSGQSQGPPTPPTTPKTDAQPGKVDLKREARPLQESTGRPLNIDFRDVDIGELSSDVIETFDVNEFDQYLPPNGHATNASYVGGYATWMGKPQNGSTPNAQLTGEQEQPRTTHIKTEQLSPSHYNDQGSPQQVTYGSFNVQHLQHYSTSFPSITRAQYDYSDHQGGANSYYTHAGGQSSGLYSTFSYMSSSQRPMYTPIADSAGVPSIPQPNHSPQHWDQQPVYTQLSRP; translated from the exons ATGAATCTACTAGATCCCTACCTGAAAATGACAGAGGAGCAAGAGAAGTGTCTGTCTGATGCCCCAAGTCCGAGCATGTCCGAGGACTCCGCGGGCTCCCCGGGCTCCGGCTCGGGCTCCGACACCGAGAACACCCGCCTCGCGGCTCCGGACGCGACGCTCGGCGAGTTCAAGAAGGACGAAGACGACAAGTTCCCGGTGTGCATCCGAGAGGCGGTGTCTCAGGTGCTGAAAGGCTACGACTGGACGCTGGTGCCCATGCCGGTGAGAGTGAACGGCTCGAGCAAAAACAAGCCTCACGTGAAGAGACCGATGAACGCGTTTATGGTGTGGGCGCAAGCGGCGCGCAGGAAGCTCGCGGATCAGTATCCGCACCTCCACAACGCCGAGCTCAGCAAAACTCTGGGCAAACTTTGGag ATTGCTGAACGAGGGTGAAAAGCGTCCATTTGTGGAGGAGGCTGAGCGCCTCAgggttcagcacaagaaagatcACCCCGACTACAAGTATCAGCCCCGGCGGAGGAAGTCGGTGAAGAACGGCCAGAGTGAGTCTGAGGACGGCAGTGAGCAGACTCACATCTCCCCAAACGCCATCTTCAAAGCCCTCCAGCAAGCTGATTCGCCCGCGTCCAGCATGGGAGAGGTGCACTCGCCCAGTGAGCACTCAG GCCAGTCCCAAGGGCCGCCCACTCCTCCCACCACTCCGAAAACTGATGCGCAGCCAGGCAAAGTGGATCTGAAGCGAGAGGCCCGTCCGCTTCAGGAAAGCACAGGACGCCCGCTCAACATCGACTTCCGCGACGTGGACATCGGCGAGCTCAGCAGCGACGTCATCGAAACATTCGACGTCAACGAGTTTGATCAGTACCTGCCGCCAAATGGGCATGCCACCAATGCATCCTACGTAGGCGGCTATGCCACCTGGATGGGGAAGCCTCAAAACGGCAGCACTCCGAACGCCCAGCTGACTGGAGAACAAGAGCAACCGAGAACGACGCACATCAAGACCGAGCAGCTCAGCCCCAGCCACTACAACGATCAGGGTTCTCCGCAGCAAGTCACCTACGGCTCCTTCAACGTCCAGCACCTCCAGCACTACAGCACTTCATTCCCATCCATCACCCGGGCGCAGTACGATTACTCTGACCACCAGGGCGGCGCCAACTCCTATTACACCCACGCTGGAGGTCAGAGCTCCGGCTTGTACTCCACCTTCAGCTACATGAGCTCCAGCCAGAGGCCCATGTACACACCCATCGCTGACTCTGCAGGGGTTCCTTCCATTCCCCAACCCAACCACAGTCCCCAGCATTGGGACCAGCAGCCGGTCTACACACAGCTGTCCAGACCCTGA